Below is a window of Deinococcus aerolatus DNA.
GCCTTTTGGGTGAGGCAGAACCGTTCAGCTCAGGTCGTCAGGTCCTCGTCGGCCTCGCCCATGTTGGTGCTGGGCGGATCGCTCGCGTCCATCGTTCCTTTCAGGGCGACATCATGCTCGTCCATGCCGCGCAGCTTGTAGGCGCCAGCCTCACTGCTCTCGGCCTCGACCCTGGCCTTCAGTTCCTCGCG
It encodes the following:
- a CDS encoding M-like protein, yielding MTQNADRHDPEAAADEKHEPTNVELQFMGHVDEREELKARVEAESSEAGAYKLRGMDEHDVALKGTMDASDPPSTNMGEADEDLTT